Proteins from one Leptospira bourretii genomic window:
- the rpsM gene encoding 30S ribosomal protein S13, whose translation MARIAGVDLPSNKRIVIGLTYVFGIGKTSSQNILKKAGIDESIRVKDLSDEQEAAIRRVIEESYQVEGDLRSEVNLNIKRLMDVGCYRGFRHRRGLPVNGQRTRTNARTRKGVKKTVANKKKATK comes from the coding sequence ATGGCACGTATCGCGGGTGTTGATTTACCATCAAACAAAAGAATAGTGATCGGTCTTACATACGTATTTGGTATTGGTAAGACTTCCTCTCAAAATATCCTGAAAAAAGCAGGAATTGACGAATCTATCCGGGTGAAGGACCTTTCGGACGAACAAGAAGCCGCGATCCGAAGAGTTATTGAAGAATCATACCAGGTAGAAGGGGATCTTCGTTCAGAAGTCAACCTAAACATCAAACGATTGATGGACGTAGGTTGTTACCGAGGTTTCCGTCATAGACGTGGACTTCCAGTCAACGGACAAAGAACAAGAACCAACGCAAGAACCCGTAAGGGAGTCAAGAAGACTGTAGCCAATAAGAAAAAGGCTACTAAGTAG
- the rpsK gene encoding 30S ribosomal protein S11, producing MAEKDAKNKKDTKKVKKKEKKNVPRGKVYIQASFNNTIVSITDMAGNVLSWSSSGMMGFRGSKKSTPYAAQVAATNAAEKAIEAAGLSEVDVMVSGPGIGRESAIRSLTTKGIAIKLIKDVTPLPHNGCRPRKRRRV from the coding sequence ATGGCTGAAAAAGACGCAAAGAATAAAAAAGATACCAAAAAGGTTAAGAAAAAAGAAAAGAAAAACGTTCCACGGGGTAAGGTTTATATCCAAGCTTCGTTTAACAATACAATCGTATCCATTACGGATATGGCTGGAAACGTTCTTTCTTGGTCCTCTTCTGGAATGATGGGTTTTCGTGGATCTAAAAAATCCACTCCGTATGCAGCACAAGTTGCCGCTACGAATGCCGCTGAAAAAGCAATTGAAGCAGCTGGTCTATCTGAAGTGGATGTAATGGTTTCTGGTCCTGGAATTGGACGTGAATCTGCCATTCGTTCTTTGACCACAAAAGGCATTGCAATCAAACTTATTAAAGACGTAACTCCGCTCCCGCACAATGGGTGCCGACCACGAAAAAGAAGAAGGGTGTAG
- a CDS encoding adenylate kinase — protein sequence MKRLIFMGPPGAGKGTQADIIKEKYQIPQISTGDILRAAVKNGTPMGVEAKKYMDAGDLVPDAVVIGIIRDRLVEADCANGFILDGFPRTVEQAKALSEILKELRMELDSVVNLDVPDEELVKRLLGRAIKEGRSDDNEETIKNRLHTYNTKTLPLIDFYKGSGILRQINGLGSMEEITNTILKSI from the coding sequence ATGAAGAGACTCATTTTTATGGGGCCCCCAGGCGCTGGAAAAGGGACCCAAGCTGACATCATCAAAGAGAAATACCAAATTCCACAAATCTCTACCGGAGATATCCTCCGTGCTGCCGTAAAAAACGGGACGCCTATGGGTGTTGAAGCAAAAAAATATATGGACGCTGGAGACCTTGTTCCAGATGCTGTCGTTATAGGCATAATTCGCGACCGATTGGTCGAAGCTGATTGTGCAAATGGATTCATACTGGATGGATTTCCTAGGACGGTGGAGCAAGCAAAGGCTCTCTCGGAAATCCTCAAAGAGCTCCGCATGGAGCTCGACTCCGTTGTCAACCTAGACGTTCCTGACGAAGAACTCGTCAAACGGTTGCTAGGTAGAGCGATCAAAGAAGGACGCTCGGATGACAACGAAGAGACCATCAAAAACCGTCTGCATACTTACAACACAAAGACGTTGCCCCTAATAGACTTTTATAAAGGCTCTGGGATCCTTCGGCAAATCAATGGGTTGGGAAGTATGGAAGAAATCACTAACACTATTTTAAAATCGATCTAG
- the rpmJ gene encoding 50S ribosomal protein L36, producing MKVRASVKKICPECKVIRRKGVIRVICTNPKHKQRQR from the coding sequence ATGAAAGTTAGAGCATCAGTTAAAAAAATCTGTCCTGAATGCAAAGTCATTCGCAGAAAAGGTGTAATCCGAGTGATTTGCACGAACCCAAAACACAAACAAAGGCAAAGATAG
- the infA gene encoding translation initiation factor IF-1, with translation MAKEEAITIDGTVLEPLPNAMFRVELENGHKVLAHISGKMRMHYIRILPGDKVTVELSPYDLTKGRITYRKK, from the coding sequence CTGGCTAAGGAAGAAGCAATCACAATTGACGGAACCGTTCTAGAACCGTTACCAAATGCGATGTTCCGTGTGGAACTAGAGAATGGTCACAAAGTTTTAGCACATATTTCAGGAAAGATGCGTATGCATTACATTCGTATTTTACCTGGAGATAAAGTCACTGTGGAACTTTCTCCTTATGACTTAACCAAGGGCCGTATTACCTACAGAAAGAAATAG
- a CDS encoding DNA-directed RNA polymerase subunit alpha codes for MSPKNLLKGFKRPKKIEFTTDVNTPNYGKFVAEPFERGIGTTIGNSLRRTLMSSIEGAAISAIRIEGVSHEFSYIEGVAEDVTRIILNLKQVRIKYEPEDKEASKVIHLELKGAGYFRAADLAVDSSIEIMNPDLHIATLNEDANLIMDLEIQRGRGYVPAEDKKKDIEVLGTIPIDSIFSPIQKVLFEVSETRVAQRSDYEKLTMEVWTDGSVSPEDAVAQAAKILKDHLTVFINFEEEIEEEEEELDEADEKLKAALSKHVEELELSVRSTNVLRSLEIDFIGELVKRSEDEMTKSKHFSEQSLQELKAKLSSMGLSFGMRDF; via the coding sequence TTGTCTCCAAAGAATTTATTAAAAGGTTTTAAAAGACCCAAAAAAATCGAATTCACTACCGATGTGAATACACCAAACTACGGTAAGTTTGTTGCAGAACCTTTCGAAAGAGGAATTGGTACTACGATCGGTAATTCCCTTCGTCGTACGCTCATGTCTTCTATCGAAGGAGCGGCAATTTCCGCGATTCGAATTGAAGGAGTCTCACATGAGTTCTCCTACATTGAAGGTGTAGCAGAAGATGTCACTCGTATCATTCTTAACTTAAAACAAGTTCGAATCAAATACGAGCCTGAAGACAAAGAAGCAAGCAAAGTAATCCACTTAGAACTAAAAGGTGCTGGTTACTTCCGTGCTGCTGACTTGGCAGTAGACTCTTCCATTGAAATCATGAACCCAGACCTTCATATTGCGACTCTTAATGAGGATGCCAATTTGATTATGGATTTGGAAATCCAAAGAGGACGTGGTTACGTTCCTGCTGAAGATAAAAAGAAAGATATCGAAGTATTGGGAACTATCCCAATCGATTCAATTTTTTCACCAATCCAAAAAGTATTGTTTGAAGTATCAGAAACTCGTGTTGCACAACGTTCTGATTACGAAAAACTTACTATGGAAGTTTGGACTGACGGTTCTGTTTCTCCAGAAGATGCAGTAGCACAAGCAGCAAAAATTCTAAAAGACCACCTAACTGTTTTCATTAACTTTGAAGAAGAAATTGAAGAAGAAGAAGAAGAGTTGGATGAAGCTGATGAAAAACTAAAAGCAGCTTTATCTAAACACGTAGAAGAATTGGAACTATCTGTTCGTTCGACTAACGTTCTTCGTAGTTTGGAAATCGACTTCATTGGTGAACTCGTTAAGAGATCAGAAGACGAAATGACTAAATCAAAACATTTCAGCGAACAAAGTTTACAAGAGTTGAAAGCGAAACTTTCCTCTATGGGACTTTCTTTCGGTATGAGAGATTTTTAA
- a CDS encoding PAS domain-containing sensor histidine kinase has protein sequence MLPSLSTSDSIWHTAFSASPIGMALTDMQTGLYVDANDVYCTWLGRTREEVIGKSTLDLGIYSNVNDREYILAGLKRDGYVLNLEVPLVAKTGATVTILFSGRIVENGKYLLSAGQNITALKEKEYLAAVLQSELVISKELFESVFRLNPAAVSLSNAETGQYDDVNEAYCRLIGFSRDEIVGKTSHELNIWITRLDRARLLEEVQKKGWSTGMEASIRMKSGEIRHVVSGNTILNNHGRPTLLAILIDITESKQNKEALEFAVKERTKELNRILEDLQKTQDQLILSEKMATLGQLVASVAHEINNPLAAISAFSEQIHYRMGNFGTRLFQIKECFSKYSEKEINEIISWVIELFTIKPKTYVFAESRKAKKTLEAIFLDLGIETAYDLADRIVDLGVSDFILENQNLLSHFKSSPLLELVLSELNTLRSVESIRLAVERTSKIVYSLKNYGRFDRNEAKSDINLVDTIETVLTLYQNKMKTGVECIRLYNANPVLAGYPDELIQIWTNLIYNALQAMAFKGILTIQVDELETEIIVRVKDNGPGIPPTIQKRIFEPFYTTKEKGEGTGLGLGIVKQSVEERHRGRIQFQSEPGHTEFQVYLPKS, from the coding sequence ATGCTCCCTTCCTTATCCACATCCGATTCAATTTGGCATACCGCTTTTAGTGCAAGTCCTATCGGGATGGCACTTACCGATATGCAGACGGGCCTCTACGTTGATGCCAATGATGTTTATTGTACTTGGCTTGGAAGGACTAGAGAGGAGGTCATTGGAAAATCCACTTTGGATTTGGGGATATATTCTAATGTCAATGACAGAGAATATATTTTGGCCGGATTAAAAAGAGATGGGTATGTATTGAATTTAGAAGTGCCTCTGGTTGCAAAAACGGGGGCAACTGTCACCATCCTCTTTAGTGGTCGAATCGTTGAGAATGGAAAGTATCTTCTTTCGGCAGGACAGAATATCACTGCGCTTAAGGAAAAGGAATACCTTGCCGCAGTTTTGCAAAGTGAGTTGGTCATTAGCAAAGAACTATTTGAAAGTGTATTTCGACTAAACCCAGCAGCAGTTAGTTTATCGAATGCCGAAACTGGTCAATACGACGATGTGAATGAAGCGTACTGCCGCCTAATTGGATTTTCTAGAGATGAAATAGTCGGAAAAACTTCGCATGAATTGAATATTTGGATCACAAGACTCGACCGAGCCAGGCTTTTAGAGGAAGTTCAAAAAAAAGGTTGGAGCACCGGGATGGAGGCGAGCATACGTATGAAATCGGGTGAAATTCGTCATGTGGTTTCAGGAAATACAATTCTCAATAACCATGGTAGACCAACTCTACTTGCGATACTCATTGATATCACCGAATCCAAACAAAACAAAGAAGCTTTAGAATTTGCGGTCAAAGAAAGAACAAAAGAGCTAAACCGCATTTTAGAAGATTTACAAAAAACGCAAGATCAATTGATTCTTTCTGAAAAAATGGCCACCTTGGGTCAGTTAGTTGCAAGTGTTGCTCATGAAATTAATAATCCCCTTGCAGCCATTTCCGCCTTTAGCGAACAGATTCATTACCGAATGGGTAATTTTGGAACAAGATTGTTTCAAATCAAAGAATGTTTCTCTAAGTATTCAGAAAAAGAAATCAATGAAATCATTTCCTGGGTGATTGAGTTATTTACGATCAAACCGAAAACTTATGTATTTGCCGAATCCAGAAAAGCCAAAAAAACTCTGGAAGCTATTTTTCTTGATTTAGGGATTGAGACTGCATATGATTTAGCGGATCGAATCGTTGATTTGGGAGTCTCCGATTTTATTTTAGAGAATCAAAATTTATTATCTCATTTTAAATCTTCTCCCTTACTAGAGTTAGTTTTATCTGAATTAAATACGCTTAGAAGTGTAGAATCAATTCGGCTTGCAGTCGAAAGAACTTCCAAAATTGTTTATAGTTTAAAAAATTATGGCCGTTTTGATCGAAACGAAGCCAAATCGGATATTAACCTAGTCGATACAATCGAAACGGTCCTGACACTTTATCAGAATAAAATGAAAACAGGAGTAGAATGCATTCGTTTGTACAATGCAAATCCTGTTTTAGCAGGTTATCCAGACGAACTCATTCAGATTTGGACAAACCTCATCTACAATGCGTTGCAGGCCATGGCCTTTAAGGGGATACTTACCATCCAAGTAGACGAATTGGAAACTGAAATCATTGTGAGAGTCAAAGACAATGGACCAGGAATCCCTCCTACCATTCAGAAACGAATTTTTGAGCCTTTTTACACAACAAAGGAAAAAGGAGAAGGAACGGGACTTGGTCTTGGGATAGTAAAACAGTCTGTGGAAGAAAGACACCGTGGACGGATTCAGTTCCAGTCGGAACCCGGTCACACGGAATTTCAAGTTTATCTTCCGAAATCTTAG
- the rplQ gene encoding 50S ribosomal protein L17, whose product MNKRNKVKQLNRSADHRKAMIQNMVISLLRHERIESSVAKLKVARSYAERIITRAKRNLDANLANLDEQKKNAAILHNTRYLYSHLGDQEIVNKLLKDLANRYAERVGGYTRIIRLVNRPSDNTAMGILELVDRKTQDELKAETKAKREEKKPVKKEEKPKKAKKEKAAAK is encoded by the coding sequence ATGAATAAACGTAATAAAGTTAAACAACTCAATAGATCCGCAGATCATAGAAAAGCTATGATCCAAAATATGGTAATCTCTTTGCTTCGCCACGAAAGAATTGAATCTTCTGTTGCGAAGTTGAAGGTGGCTCGTTCTTACGCAGAACGAATCATCACAAGAGCAAAACGCAATTTGGACGCGAACCTAGCAAATCTTGACGAACAAAAGAAAAATGCAGCAATCCTGCATAACACACGATATCTTTATAGCCACCTTGGTGACCAAGAAATCGTGAACAAACTTTTGAAAGACTTAGCAAATCGTTATGCGGAAAGAGTGGGTGGATACACAAGAATCATTCGTTTGGTAAACCGTCCTTCTGACAACACGGCGATGGGAATTTTGGAACTTGTGGATCGCAAAACTCAAGATGAGTTAAAAGCAGAAACAAAAGCAAAACGCGAAGAAAAGAAACCCGTTAAAAAAGAAGAAAAACCTAAAAAAGCTAAAAAAGAGAAAGCAGCTGCCAAGTAA
- the rpsD gene encoding 30S ribosomal protein S4: MARYRGPVVKLMRREGLNLFLKNSHTLHKEKSSLEKRKYPPGLPPKKKGKVTEYGAQLREKQKVKRAYGVLEKQFRRYFEEASHTPGIPGENLLQFLERRLDNVLYRMGFAVTRRQARNFVAHRHVLVNGHRVDICSYRVNVGDKIEIREKFQKSTFIEENIKLAQAINRTASWVSVDYTKFSGEVTSLPTREHIDIPVKEQVIVELYSK; this comes from the coding sequence ATGGCACGTTACCGAGGTCCAGTTGTTAAATTGATGAGAAGAGAGGGTCTTAACCTCTTTCTCAAAAATAGTCATACATTACATAAAGAAAAATCTTCCCTAGAAAAGAGAAAGTACCCACCAGGTCTTCCTCCTAAGAAAAAAGGGAAGGTAACAGAATACGGTGCACAGCTACGTGAAAAACAAAAAGTAAAACGCGCTTATGGTGTTTTAGAAAAACAATTCCGTAGATATTTTGAAGAAGCATCTCATACTCCAGGGATTCCTGGTGAAAACTTACTTCAATTCCTCGAAAGAAGATTGGATAACGTTCTTTACCGTATGGGTTTTGCTGTTACTAGAAGACAAGCTCGTAACTTTGTGGCACATAGACATGTTCTTGTAAATGGTCACCGAGTGGATATTTGTTCTTATCGTGTGAATGTTGGCGATAAAATCGAAATTCGTGAGAAATTCCAAAAATCTACGTTTATCGAAGAAAATATCAAACTTGCCCAAGCAATCAATCGTACTGCTTCCTGGGTCAGTGTGGATTATACCAAGTTTTCTGGCGAAGTGACTTCACTTCCAACTAGAGAGCATATTGATATTCCTGTGAAAGAACAGGTAATCGTAGAGTTGTACTCGAAGTAA